The Actinomyces wuliandei genome contains the following window.
GCGACCGCGCAGGAGGACTCCCAGGTCGGCCACGCTGCCTTGATCGCCCTCCTGGAGGAACGTGGTGTGCCCTACACCACGTGGGAGGGGTGGGAGCTGCTGGACGCCTACGAGCGCGAGCTTGGCAGCGCCTGGGGTGAGGTTGAGGGCGGCCGGGGCCTGCGCGAACGCGTCAAGGTGGTCTCCCGGGACGCCATGACCGCGGTCTCGCGCTCCACGGAGGTCCCTGACGACCTGATCGGCCAGCCGGAGGCCGACCGCGTGCCTGAGCGCGTCGCCCACCGTCTCCGGGACGCCGTAGAATCAGTGTCCTGACCGTGTGTCCCAGCCTGCTGGCTGTCAGCGCACGGCCAGGGCGTCGTCGTCCAGCCGTACCGGGCCGTCAGGGGCTGGTTGTCGGCTACCACCCCCACGGAAGGCAGGTCCATGCGAGTCGGTATCCCCACTGAGGTCAAGGACAGCGAGTTTCGCGTCGCGATCACCCCGGCCGGCGTCCACGCGCTGGTCCAGCGCGGTCATGAGGTCCGTGTCCAGGTCGGCGCGGGCCTGGGATCGGCGATCACGGACCGGGAGTACGCCGCAGCGGGAGCGGTCCTGGTGGAGGGGGCCGCGCCGGTGTGGGCGGAGTCGGAGCTGGTTCTCAAGGTCAAGGAGCCGGTGGCGTGCGAGTACGAGCACATGCGTCCCGGGCAGGTGCTCTTCACCTACCTCCACCTGGCCGCTGACCGGCGGCTGACCGAGGAGCTCCTGTCTCGTGGGGTCACCTCCGTCGCCTATGAGACGGTCGAGGCTGACGACGGCTCCCTGCCGCTGCTGGCCCCCATGTCCGAGATCGCCGGGCGCCTGGCTGCCCAGGTTGGTGCGACCCAGCTGCTGCGGCCCAGCGGTGGGTCCGGAGTGCTCCTGGGCGGCGCCTCGGGGGTACGCCGGGGGCGGGTGGCGGTCCTGGGAGGCGGGACCGCTGGCCTGTGCGCGGCCCAGGTCAGTCTCGGCATGGGTGCTGACGTCACTGTCTTCGACATCAGCCCGGCCAGGATGCGCCACATTGAGGAGGTCTCCGGCAGGCAGATCCGTACCCGCTTCTCCACGGAGCTCGATGTCGCCCAGGCCTGTGCCCAGGCGGACCTTGTCATCGGCGCCGCCCTGGTGCCCGGGGCGCGGGCGCCCCACCTGGTGACCCGTGAGATGGTGACTGCTATGCGCCCGGGCAGCGTCCTGGTGGACGTCGCCATCGACCAGGGAGGGTGCTTTGAGGACTCCCGCCCGACCACGCACGCCGCGCCCACCTTTGAGGTGGGGCAGACCACCTTCTACTGCGTGGCCAACATGCCTGGAGCCGTCCCCTACACCTCTACCTACGCGCTGACCAACGCCACCCTGCCCTATGTCACCGTCCTGGCGGACCGGGGCTGGCGGGAGGCCTGCACGGCCCGGCCGGACCTGGCCCGGGGCCTGACCACCCACGAGGGCGTCCTCTACACCCGTGGCGTGGGTGAGGCGCTGGGGATGGACACCGGCTCCGTGGCCGACCTGCTCGGCTGACCGGCTGCCCGAGGTGTCGGGCGCGGACGGGCCCGGCCCGGCACCACCTAGCCCAGTACCACCTAGGTGTACTTGGCTGTGAGGTTGTGTACGTGTTGTGCGGGTGTCTGGCTGTCGGTGCTGGTGTGGGGTTGGTGGTGGTTGTAGTGGTGGAGCCAGTCGTTGTAGGCGGCGGCTGGCTCGGCCTCGCTGGTGTGGGGCCTTGCGTGGGCTGGCTCCTCGTTGCGGGGTGGGGTTGAGGTGCTTGACCTTGGCGCCTGTCTGGGGACGGTAGGGGCGGGTGCAGCGGTGCCTGGCCCCGGTGGTCCCGGCGACCCGGGTGCTGGCGGGGTCGGCCCCTGGTGGTGGCGCGGCCCCCGGCCGCAGCGGTGGTGGTGACCAAGCCCCTGGCCACGGTGGCGGGAGTGGGCTGCCGTGTCTGCCTGAGGTCGTGGTGGTGGGGAGTGTCCTGTCTGGGGGTGCCTGGGGTGGGTCTTGTGTCTGGGGGTTGTGGTGGTGGTTACGGTTGGGTTATGCGGATGAGCAAGGAGGAGTGGCGCCAGGGGTGGCTGCACGTCACCCCGGAGTGGGTGGACGCGAACATGGACGACCTGGTGAAGGAGGGGTACGCGCCGATGGGTGTGGGTGCCCCGGCCACGGCCGAGCACC
Protein-coding sequences here:
- the ald gene encoding alanine dehydrogenase, coding for MRVGIPTEVKDSEFRVAITPAGVHALVQRGHEVRVQVGAGLGSAITDREYAAAGAVLVEGAAPVWAESELVLKVKEPVACEYEHMRPGQVLFTYLHLAADRRLTEELLSRGVTSVAYETVEADDGSLPLLAPMSEIAGRLAAQVGATQLLRPSGGSGVLLGGASGVRRGRVAVLGGGTAGLCAAQVSLGMGADVTVFDISPARMRHIEEVSGRQIRTRFSTELDVAQACAQADLVIGAALVPGARAPHLVTREMVTAMRPGSVLVDVAIDQGGCFEDSRPTTHAAPTFEVGQTTFYCVANMPGAVPYTSTYALTNATLPYVTVLADRGWREACTARPDLARGLTTHEGVLYTRGVGEALGMDTGSVADLLG